The following are encoded in a window of Leptodactylus fuscus isolate aLepFus1 chromosome 9, aLepFus1.hap2, whole genome shotgun sequence genomic DNA:
- the RPS19BP1 gene encoding active regulator of SIRT1, giving the protein MSAALLRKGLELLASESSGSNLSGLKKRPGNKNPQVTLSSHKTGMKKQRRRLKQQGQPQNQRASAKNRVIRSAVEEYKKQKSQDHLEQNLKYMLGSRTVARKFSCSKILTQHCGRKAKDQPITKKKKVKEQSVFTDQDFQKFQKEYFGTR; this is encoded by the exons ATGTCCGCCGCGCTGCTCAGGAAGGGGCTGGAGCTCCTGGCCTCTGAATCCAGTG GCAGTAACTTGTCGGGTTTAAAGAAAAGACCAGGAAACAAGAATCCACAGGTAACCTTAAGTAGCCACAAGACAGGAATGAAGAAACAGCGCCGAAGACTGAAGCAGCAAGGACAACCCCAAAACCAGAGAGCGTCAGCCAAAAACCGAGTGATCAGATCAGCAGTAG AGGAGTATAAGAAACAGAAGTCACAGGATCATCTTGAGCAGAACCTCAAATACATGCTTGGATCACGAACTGTTGCACGTAAATTCTCATGCAGCAAG ATTCTAACTCAGCACTGTGGACGGAAAGCAAAAGACCAACCTATAACGAAGAAAAAGAAGGTCAAAGAACAGTCTGTATTTACAGACCAGGACTTCCAAAAGTTTCAGAAAGAGTATTTTGGAACAAGATAG